The Acanthopagrus latus isolate v.2019 chromosome 13, fAcaLat1.1, whole genome shotgun sequence genome contains a region encoding:
- the rom1a gene encoding rod outer segment membrane protein 1a, translated as MVVMKMKFPFEKRVKLAQGLWLLSWSATVAGALTFSLGCILKTELRRRAEVMDNSDIHIVPNTLMIVGLASLGINYFASKICQDALDAGRFPRWKNFLKPYFAVSCFFTVLMLLAIIMSYAMKGTLESSLKVGLRNGIRFYKDTDTPGRCFQKQNIDRLQMEFQCCGNNDFRDWFEVQWISNRYLDFSSTEVKNRIKSNVDGRYLVDGVPFSCCNPSSPRPCIQYQLTNNSAHYNYDYQTEELNIYLRGCREALVNYYMGLMNTIGAGVLSVFLLQGSVLVSLRFLQTSMDAVAGNENTEIETEGYLLEKGVKETIMEYLDPVLTFFLLKNQVEEGDAPAAPATT; from the exons atggtggtgatgaagatgaagttcCCCTTCGAGAAAAGGGTGAAGCTAGCCCAGGGACTGTGGCTCCTCTCCTGGAGCGCCACAGTGGCCGGAGCTTTGACCTTCAGCCTGGGATGCATCCTAAAGACCGAGCTCCGAAGGAGGGCAGAG GTGATGGATAACTCCGACATACACATTGTGCCCAACACCCTCATGATTGTTGGTCTGGCCTCCTTGGGTATCAACTACTTTGCGTCAAAGATCTGTCAGGATGCTCTGGATGCCGGGCGATTTCCCCGCTGGAAGAACTTCTTGAAGCCCTACTTTGCCGTCTCTTGTTTCTTCACCGTCCTCATGCTGCTGGCCATCATCATGAGCTATGCGATGAAGGGCACTCTGGAGTCGTCTCTGAAGGTCGGCCTGAGGAACGGCATCCGCTTCTACAAGGACACGGACACCCCCGGGCGCTGCTTCCAGAAACAGAACATCGACCGGCTGCAGATGGAGTTCCAGTGCTGCGGAAACAACGACTTCAGGGACTGGTTTGAGGTCCAGTGGATCAGCAACCGCTACCTTGACTTCAGCTCGACGGAAGTGAAAAA CCGCATCAAGAGCAACGTGGACGGCCGTTACTTGGTCGACGGAGTCCCGTTCAGCTGCTGCAACCCGAGCTCTCCACGCCCGTGCATCCAGTACCAGCTCACCAACAACTCGGCACACTATAACTATGACTACCAGACCGAGGAGCTCAACATCTACCTCCGAGGCTGCCGAGAGGCCCTGGTCAACTACTACATGGGCCTGATGAACACCATCGGTGCTGGAGTCCTGTCAGTCTTCCTCTTACAG GGCTCTGTGCTGGTGAGCCTGCGCTTCCTGCAGACCTCCATGGACGCCGTGGCAGGGAATGAGAACACGGAGATTGAGACCGAAGGGTACCTGCTGGAGAAAGGCGTGAAGGAGACCATCATGGAGTACCTGGACCCTGTGCTCACGTTCTTCCTGCTTAAAAaccaggtggaggagggagacgcaCCTGCTGCCCCGGCAACCACCTAA
- the frmd8 gene encoding FERM domain-containing protein 8, with protein sequence MEGDDCSFQPDSSDDHSQRGSVASSATLSRAQDVLIYLFGDSAVHLTVEGLGTVNVQELSRSVRDALNIPESVQDAFALWLCSPLLDLQLKARHQPYKLCRQWQDLLYRFTEASEDDISQDEPYLQFRRNVFYPKSKELQIEDEAVLRLLYEEARSHILTGRYPSDPEHWTALGALSLALDEGPNLDSQQFTTTIREKKLSSFLPAHVAMGSGGLFSTLRGKSSRQAGLEQSLLEAYKKISTSAGDTPEPTQLLHQYLNTCHTLPYYGCAFFLGEIDKPAQGILQRGKRKAVNVGICLEGVYVMDVKEKHVLLGLRFSELSWDHSYPEEEGDSHILWLEFDGEEDGTPVNKLLKIYSKQAELMSGFIEFCVELKSASEVGAAAGMDGEVSQSQQPAGQEGSKKNGRGGRRGMLSRQNSVVCNRVHSLNTISYVDNGKEIKRLKPKRAASFFTRQASAPLYSAVQVTESLEQG encoded by the exons ATGGAAGGAGATGACTGCAGTTTCCAGCCAGATTCATCGGACGACCACTCGCAAAGAGGAAGTGTTGCTTCCTCTGCGACACTTTCCCGCG CTCAAGATGTGCTCATATACCTGTTTGGGGACAGCGCAGTACACCTAACAGTGGAAGGACTTGGCACTGTCAACGTGCAGGAGTTGAGCCGCAGTGTTCGTGATGCTCTTAATATTCCCGAGTCTGTACAGGATGCCTTCGCCCTCTGGCTCTGTTCTCCTCTGCTCG ATTTGCAGTTGAAGGCAAGGCATCAGCCATACAAACTGTGCCGGCAGTGGCAGGACCTGCTGTATCGCTTCACTGAGGCCTCAGAGGATGACATATCACAAG ATGAACCATATCTCCAGTTCCGTCGGAACGTGTTTTATCCCAAATCTAAAGAGCTGCAG ATAGAGGACGAGGCGGTGCTGAGGCTTCTGTACGAGGAGGCCAGAAGCCACATTCTCACAGGTCGATACCCCTCCGACCCCGAACACTGGACGGCTCTCGGAGCTTTGTCTCTAGCTCTCGATGAGGGACCTAATCTTGACAGCCAACAATTTACTACCACTATAAG agaaaagaagctgtCTTCTTTTCTGCCGGCTCACGTTGCGATGGGGAGCGGAGGTTTGTTCTCCACTCTGAGAGGGAAGTCGAGCCGCCAGGCGGGGCTGGAGCAGAGCCTCCTGGAGGCGTACAAGAAGATCAGCACATCTGCTGGAGACACTCCGGAGCCCACACAGCTCCTACACCAGTACCTCAACACATGTCACACTCTGCCTTACTATGG GTGCGCTTTCTTCCTGGGGGAGATTGACAAACCAGCACAAGGGATTCTTCAAAGGGGAAAACGCAAAGCTGTGAATGTTGGCATCTGCCTGGAAGGCGTTTATGTGATGGATGTCAAAGAGAAG CACGTGTTGCTCGGCCTGCGTTTCAGCGAGCTTTCCTGGGACCACAGCTacccagaggaggagggggactcACACATTCTGTGGCTGGAGTTCGACGGAGAGGAAGACGGCACTCCTGTGAACAAGTTACTAAAAATCTACTCAAAACAA GCCGAGCTCATGAGTGGGTTCATCGAGTTCTGTGTGGAGCTGAAGTCTGCGTCAGaggttggagctgcagctggaatGGACGGCGAGGTGAGTCAGTCTCAGCAGCCGGCAGGACAAGAGGGCAGCAAGAAGAACGGGCGTGGAGGACGGCGCGGGATGCTGAGCAGGCAGAACAGTGTCGTGTGCAATCGGGTGCATTCACTCAACACCATCAGCTACGTGGACAATG GAAAAGAAATCAAGCGCTTGAAGCCGAAAAGAGCTGCGTCCTTCTTCACCCGACAGGCGTCTGCGCCCTTGTACTCCGCCGTGCAGGTGACGGAGAGTCTGGAGCAGGGTTAG
- the vps51 gene encoding vacuolar protein sorting-associated protein 51 homolog, with protein MDDEAGGSVAVAGDGDPSRRRRVHGMLKLYYGLNEEGKAEEQPESLDPCDINGPHFDPEHFLNKLRRECSLAELMDQETCMVKQIRSLDSDMQTLVYENYNKFISATDTIRKMKNDFKKMEDEMDCLSANMAAITEFSASISGTLQDQHAQITKLSGVHTLLRKLQFLFELPARLNKCLELQAYAQAVRSHRRARCVLQQYSHLPSFKGIQDDCHAIMDKLAQELRQKFRDGGSSAKDLSECVELLLQLDEPAEELCDKFLSHARSRLESDLQGLEAEIRPYPSTLAPKDATARSSSSAAAPGSPTGTSPKTSAVPSPSSNTDILEFIDRGCNEFVSSLCLVITSYQELFINHAQKGELASKNIPQMANGKLHAFVDDLAARYFSLVERRIQEEKGVADNSLLVRALDRFHRRLQAVAKLLPGSAVPNQGTGIVIRAATERVKQYLAALQSFYMDSLTDVRQALATPRLSVASASVAAGGSLLGGAASGRDAPTSLPELLSSLSASILNQIKSVLASVHLFTAKDITFSNKPYFKGEFCSQGVRESLVVSFIKFVCQSSRQFCESAGDKGGSTPPALLLLLSRLCLDYETSTISYILTLTDEQFLAQHHSPVTPVTTLCAEAREAAQKLLNHYVKVQGLIISQMLRKSVETRDWVNTIEPRNVRAVMKRVVEDTTSIDVQVGFLYEEGVRKAHSSDSSKRTFSVYSSSRQQARYAASYTPSAPMDTNLLSNIHKLFSERIDIFSSVEFNKVSVMTGIIKISLKTFLECVRLRTFGRYGLQQIQVDCHYLQMYLWRFVSDENLVHFLLDEIVGSSAHRCLDPSPMEQSVIEVICERG; from the exons ATGGACGATGAGGCCGGCGGCTCGGTGGCGGTGGCGGGGGACGGCGACCCCAGCAGGAGGCGGAGGGTGCACGGCATGCTGAAGCTCTACTACGGCCTGAACGAGGAAGGAAAAGCCGAGGAGCAGCCGGAGTCCCTGGATCCCTGCGACATCAACGGGCCGCATTTCGACCCCGAGCATTTCCTCAACAAG CTCAGACGGGAGTGCTCCCTCGCGGAGCTGATGGACCAGGAGACCTGCATGGTGAAGCAGATCCGCTCTCTGGACAGTGACATGCAGACGCTGGTGTATGAGAACTACAACAAGTTCATATCTGCTACAG acactATAAGAAAGATGAAGAACGACTTCAAAAAGATGGAGGACGAGATGGATTGCCTGTCCGCCAACATGGCAGCAATCACTGAGTTCAGCGCCAGCATCAGTGGAACGCTTCAAGACCAGCACGCACAGATTACGAAACTCTCAG GCGTTCACACTCTGTTAAGGAAGCTGCAGTTTCTGTTTGAGCTGCCTGCTAGATTAAACAAGTGTCTGGAGCTGCAGGCCTACGCTCAGGCGGTGAGATCGCACCGCCGTGCCcgctgtgtgctgcagcagtaCAGCCACCTGCCCTCCTTCAAGGGAATTCAGGACGACTGCCACGCCATCATGGACAAGCTGGCGCAGGAGCTGCGACAAAAGTTCAG GGATGGTGGCTCAAGTGCCAAAGATTTATCCGagtgtgtggagctgctgctacAGCTGGATGAGCCGGCAGAAGAGCTCTGTGATAAATTTCTGAGCCATGCGCGGTCTCGACTGGAGTCGGACCTCCAGGGTCTGGAAGCAGAGATAAGACCGTACCCGTCCACCTTAGCCCCGAAAGATGCCACGGCACGCAGCTCGTCATCTGCTGCGGCCCCCGGATCTCCAACTGGTACCTCCCCTAAAACGAGCGCCGTGCCATCTCCCTCCTCAAACACTGACATCCTGGAATTCATTGACAGAGGCTGCAATGAATTTGTCAGCAGCTTATGTTTAGTCATCACATCCTATCAGGAACTTTTCATCAACCATGCTCAGAAAGGCGAGCTGGCATCCAAAAATATTCCCCAGATGGCAAATGGGAAGTTGCACGCCTTTGTGGACGATCTGGCTGCTCGGTATTTCTCGCTCGTGGAGCGGAGGATACAAGAGGAGAAAGGGGTCGCAGATAACTCGCTCCTGGTCCGAGCACTCGACCGCTTCCACCGCAGACTTCAGGCTGTGGCCAAGCTGCTGCCAGGCTCCGCCGTGCCGAACCAGGGGACGGGGATTGTGATCCGGGCGGCAACAGAGCGAGTCAAGCAGTACCTCGCTGCCCTGCAGAGCTTCTACATGGACAGCCTGACGGATGTGAGGCAGGCACTGGCCACACCTCGGCTCTCTGTGGCCAGCGCCTCAGTGGCTGCAGGCGGATCTCTTCTAGGGGGGGCAGCCTCTGGTAGAGATGCTCCGACCAGCCTGCCGGAGCTGCTCTCCTCACTGTCCGCCTCGATTCTCAATCAGATTAAGTCAGTGCTCGCATCTGTGCATCTTTTCACAGCTAAGGACATAACATTCTCCAACAAGCCGTACTTCAAG GGTGAATTCTGCAGTCAGGGTGTGCGTGAGAGTCTGGTGGTGAGCTTCATAAAGTTTGTGTGCCAGTCTTCTCGCCAGTTCTGCGAGAGCGCAGGAGACAAGGGAGGCTCGACTCCTCCGgcccttctgctgctgctttctcgCCTCTGCctggactacgaaacttcaacCATCTCTTACATACTCACTCTCACAGACGAACAGTTCCTTGCGCAG CATCACAGTCCAGTAACACCCGTCACAACTTTATGCGCTGAAGCCAGGGAGGCAGCACAGAAACTCCTGAACCATTATGTAAAA GTTCAGGGTCTGATAATCTCCCAAATGTTGAGAAAGAGCGTGGAGACACGAGACTGGGTGAACACCATCGAGCCGCGAAACGTCCGTGCTGTGATGAAGAGAGTGGTGGAGGACACAACCTCCATTGATGTGCAG GTCGGTTTTCTATATGAGGAAGGTGTGAGGAAGGCGCACAGCAGCGACTCCAGCAAGAGgactttttctgtttacagcaGCTCGAGGCAACAAGCTCGCTACGCTGCCAGCTACACTCCAAG tGCTCCCATGGATACTAATCTGCTGAGCAACATACACAAGTTGTTTTCTGAGAGGATTGACATCTTCAGTTCAGTGGAGTTCAACAAG GTCTCTGTGATGACCGGAATCATCAAAATCAGTTTAAAGACATTCCTGGAATGCGTCCGCCTGCGCACCTTCGGTCGTTATGGGCTGCAGCAGATCCAGGTGGACTGCCACTACCTGCAGATGTACCTGTGGCGCTTCGTCTCCGACGAGAACCTCGTGCACTTCCTGCTGGATGAGATAGTGGGGAGCTCCGCCCACCGCTGCCTGGATCCGTCCCCGATGGAGCAGAGCGTGATCGAGGTCATCTGTGAGCGAGGCTGA